One stretch of Anas acuta chromosome W, bAnaAcu1.1, whole genome shotgun sequence DNA includes these proteins:
- the LOC137847319 gene encoding olfactory receptor 14A16-like, protein MSNSSSITGFLLLAFADTRELQLLHFALFLGIYLAALLDNGLILTAIAYDHHLHTPMYFFLLNLALLDLGCISTTLPKAMANALWNMSTISYSGCAAQVFFFFFLLSTEYYVLTVMSYDRYVAICKPLHYGSLLGSRACAQMAAAAWGSGVLYSLLHTANTFSLPLCQGNAVDQFFCEIPSILKLSCSDSYLREIGLLTFSGFLFLGCFVFILFSYVQIFRAVLRIPSEQGQHKTFSTCLPHLAVVFLFLSTGMFAYLKPPSISLTSLNLVMTVLYSVMPPAVNPLIYSMRNQELMNAIRKVMSWRYLRMCRGN, encoded by the coding sequence atgtccaacagcagctctatTACCGGGTTCCTCCTcctggcatttgcagacacacgggagctgcagctcctgcacttcgcgctcttcctgggcatctacctggctgccctcctggacaacggcctcatcctcaccgccaTAGCCTAtgaccaccacctccacacccccatgtacttcttcctcctcaacctcgccctccttgacctgggctgcatctccaccactctgcccaaagccatggccaatgccctctggaaCATGAGCACCATTTCATActcaggatgtgctgcacaggtctttttcttcttctttttactgTCAACAGAGTATTATGTTCTCACTGTCATgtcctatgaccgctacgttgccatctgcaaacccctgcactacggaagcctcctgggcagcagagcttgtgcccagatggcagcagctgcctggggcagtggggttctttattctctgttgcacactgccaatacattttccctgcccctctgtcaaggcaatgctgtggaccagttcttctgtgaaatcccctccatcctcaagctctcctgctcagactcCTACCTCAGGGAAATTGGGCTTCTCACATTTAGtggttttctctttctggggtgttttgttttcattcttttttcctatGTGCAGattttcagggctgtgctgaggatcccctctgagcagggacagcacaaaaccttttccacgtgcctccctcacctggctgtggttttcctgtttctcagcacaggcatgtttgcctacctgaagcccccctccatctccttgACATCCCTGAACCTGGTGATGACTGTCCTGTACTCGGTGATGCccccagcagtgaaccccctcatctacagcatgaggaaccaggagctcatGAATGCCATTAGGAAAGTGATGTCATGGAGATATTTAAGGATGTGCCGAGGAAACTGA